AAACAAAAAGCAGGCTATTCGTCGTCCTCGGAGATAATTGGACCCCCTTTTTCCGGTGAATTCTGGACGTAGAATGAACACCGAGCTGTCCGGCCTCACCGCGGAGGATTGCTGGCATGGACATCCTACCTTGCAACCGTAAGCCACGCGCCGCGAAACATGAAAAGCGCGGTAACGTTGCTGAGGGCGATCTCATATTCTCGCCACGCCATCCAAGGACACCTACTCGGTTCGCCTGCCGCTAATGTACAGGTTTCATTGAACTTTCAGGCCACCCAACCAATTCTGCGGTCGGAACAAATCGGCCCCTCGTCGGTTCTCTTCCCAAGGATCATTTGCGATCCAGGACAGGAGAGAGCCCCCATGAAGAGTTTGTTTATCACCGCAGCGGCAATCGCATTTTCGGCAACTTCGGTGTTGGCGCAGACCGCGACGCCAACGCCGAACCCTGAAGGCGATACGCCGGCAGTCGCAACACCTTCCGATCAGAACCCTACCGCGCCAGTTGAAGGCGCGAACAGCTTCACCGAGGCCCAAGCCAAGGATCGGATCGTCGAAGCCGGTTATGCCGATGTCACGGAACTAAAGCTCGACGACAAGGGCGTTTGGCAGGGAAAGGCAACCAAGGACGGCAAGCCAGTCGCCGTCTCGCTCGATTATCAGGGCAACATTGTCGCGAACTAATCACATCCAAAAAACACACCAAGGAGAAACACCATGACAAAGACAGTAACCGGACTTTTCGATCATTATTCTGATGCCACTTCCGCAGTCGCGGAGCTGAAGGCAACGGGCATTTCGGACAGCGACATCAGCATCGTCTCGAAGAATGCCGACGGCCGCTATAAGGACGGGGACAGCGATGCAGCCGAAGACGCTGGCACTGGCGCTGGGATAGGTGCCGCCGTCGGCGGTGTGGGAGGCCTACTCACGGGTTTGGGCCTCATGGCCATCCCTGGCGTTGGTCCGGTCGTCGCCGCAGGTTGGTTGGCCGCGACTGCGGCTGGAGCCGTGGCAGGCGCTGTGGTCGGCGGAGCTGCTGGCGGCCTGATCGGTGCGTTGACGGAATCCGGCGTGGATGAGCGAGACGCGCATGTATATGCGGAAGGTGTGCGTCGTGGCGGCACGCTCGTGACTGCCAAGGTTGACGAGTCGCGTGCGGCGGAAGCTGAAGCCATTCTTCAGCGATCGAACTGGGTCGACCTTTCGACGCGCCGCACGGCGTATGAGCGTGAAGGTTGGACTGCATTCGACGATGCGGCTAATCCGTACTCGCAGGCCGAAATCGAGGCCGAGCGCAACAGGTATGCAAACCGCGGTCTGTAATTCAGGACTTTACGGGGTCGTGCACG
This genomic stretch from Pararhizobium capsulatum DSM 1112 harbors:
- a CDS encoding PepSY domain-containing protein, whose amino-acid sequence is MKSLFITAAAIAFSATSVLAQTATPTPNPEGDTPAVATPSDQNPTAPVEGANSFTEAQAKDRIVEAGYADVTELKLDDKGVWQGKATKDGKPVAVSLDYQGNIVAN
- a CDS encoding general stress protein; its protein translation is MTKTVTGLFDHYSDATSAVAELKATGISDSDISIVSKNADGRYKDGDSDAAEDAGTGAGIGAAVGGVGGLLTGLGLMAIPGVGPVVAAGWLAATAAGAVAGAVVGGAAGGLIGALTESGVDERDAHVYAEGVRRGGTLVTAKVDESRAAEAEAILQRSNWVDLSTRRTAYEREGWTAFDDAANPYSQAEIEAERNRYANRGL